In one Aerosakkonema funiforme FACHB-1375 genomic region, the following are encoded:
- a CDS encoding methyl-accepting chemotaxis protein has protein sequence MWTNLLLQFTIPAFQSSHFSFASGIFTALLAGAVVPILFKSAKKQENILQQIALISQAIEEIANGKFNTRIPQLQGNDFVQDLAENINQMAVKFENQITDLNNQKAAQKLQDLTVEQARLLQEIENRQHVLDEAAIVSEVDRKGNITFVNDKFCEISGYSREELIGQNHRLVNSGYHSEEFFKNFWATISSGQTWKGEINNRRKDGSFYWVDSTIAPIFDEKGKIVKYIGIRFDITQQKEATARLEKLANERKNETDCLMQQVLELSREINGAAKGDLTVKAQVDNEILGTIADSFNYLVGSLRKVAIDIQNATDQVNQATKVSVGDTTELAQQARSQASQIEATLRQLERMVASIKEVSEAAKRAEQVAQQAAKRAETGGKAVDLTVSAIDRLRETIAETSEMMKCLGEGSRQIGKIVTSISDIASQTNLLALNATIEAARAGEQGKGFAVVAEEVRKLAKRSASATEEIYQIVHTIQDAISRVMGAMESGNQQVVEGTQIAAAAKTNLIAIIEVSREINGLVENITSASKKQTFSAEEITATVKRVNAISTTTAQKSEEVTTSLDGLAVVVNKLQSSVANFCSQ, from the coding sequence CCAGTCATTTTAGTTTTGCCAGCGGCATATTTACCGCTTTATTAGCAGGGGCTGTTGTTCCTATTTTGTTTAAAAGCGCCAAAAAACAAGAAAATATCCTACAGCAAATCGCTCTAATTTCCCAGGCGATCGAAGAAATTGCTAATGGCAAATTCAATACTCGCATTCCTCAATTACAGGGAAACGATTTCGTGCAAGATCTCGCTGAAAATATTAACCAAATGGCAGTTAAGTTTGAAAATCAAATTACTGATTTGAACAACCAAAAGGCTGCACAAAAACTCCAAGACTTAACAGTAGAACAAGCGAGATTGCTGCAAGAAATTGAAAACCGCCAACACGTTCTCGATGAAGCCGCGATTGTCAGCGAGGTAGACCGCAAAGGGAATATTACCTTTGTCAATGACAAATTTTGTGAAATTTCTGGCTATAGCCGCGAGGAGTTAATCGGACAAAACCACCGACTTGTCAATTCTGGTTATCACTCGGAAGAATTCTTTAAAAATTTTTGGGCTACCATTTCTAGTGGCCAAACCTGGAAAGGGGAAATCAATAACAGACGCAAAGACGGCTCGTTTTATTGGGTCGATTCAACCATCGCACCAATTTTTGATGAAAAAGGCAAGATCGTTAAATACATTGGGATTCGCTTTGATATCACGCAACAAAAAGAAGCAACAGCACGATTAGAAAAACTTGCAAATGAACGAAAAAATGAAACAGATTGTTTAATGCAACAAGTGCTGGAATTGTCAAGAGAAATTAACGGGGCAGCGAAGGGAGACTTAACAGTTAAAGCACAAGTTGATAACGAAATTTTAGGAACGATAGCAGATTCCTTTAACTATCTGGTCGGTTCTTTACGTAAAGTTGCGATCGACATTCAAAATGCCACTGACCAAGTTAACCAAGCTACCAAAGTATCAGTAGGCGATACCACTGAACTAGCCCAACAAGCCCGCAGCCAAGCCTCACAAATTGAAGCAACTTTACGGCAATTGGAACGAATGGTCGCCTCTATTAAAGAAGTCTCAGAAGCTGCTAAACGAGCCGAACAAGTCGCCCAACAAGCTGCTAAACGAGCCGAAACGGGTGGCAAAGCTGTAGACCTTACTGTCTCGGCAATCGATCGGCTTCGCGAAACAATAGCGGAAACATCGGAAATGATGAAGTGTTTGGGTGAAGGATCGAGACAAATTGGTAAAATTGTCACTTCTATCTCTGATATTGCATCTCAAACAAACCTACTCGCTCTTAATGCTACAATTGAAGCAGCACGAGCCGGAGAGCAAGGAAAAGGCTTTGCCGTAGTTGCTGAAGAAGTCCGTAAGTTAGCTAAACGTTCTGCTTCTGCTACTGAAGAAATTTACCAAATTGTCCACACCATTCAGGATGCAATTAGTCGTGTAATGGGTGCGATGGAATCTGGTAATCAACAAGTAGTAGAAGGAACGCAAATTGCGGCGGCTGCTAAAACTAATTTAATTGCGATTATTGAAGTCAGTCGCGAAATTAACGGTTTGGTGGAAAACATCACTTCCGCCAGTAAAAAACAGACTTTCTCAGCAGAGGAAATTACAGCTACTGTCAAGCGAGTAAATGCTATTTCTACAACAACTGCCCAAAAATCAGAAGAAGTGACAACCTCTTTAGATGGATTAGCTGTTGTTGTCAATAAACTCCAAAGCTCAGTCGCCAATTTCTGCTCTCAGTAA
- a CDS encoding CheR family methyltransferase produces the protein MNKLQSQPFNHLHIQVIEAMLLTETSFFRDVYPFDAIAKTILPELIRKKQTQQTLNIWCAACSSGQEPYSIAMLLWEQFPELATWKIRLLATDLSHEMIARARAASYHQMEIMRGLPKTLLMKYFQNSGKIWQLKDNIREMVEFRQMNLVTDSLEKTIFDIIFLRNVLIYFDWQTKKAVLDKVREVLSPNGYLFLGSGETPLNTYEDFPPVSGAILIDPTKIRPGTNFFKSSYPGFEHFQIDKAICYKPHSKSY, from the coding sequence ATGAATAAACTACAATCTCAGCCCTTTAATCATTTACATATCCAAGTAATTGAAGCTATGCTTCTGACAGAAACTTCTTTTTTTCGAGATGTCTATCCATTTGATGCGATCGCCAAAACTATCTTACCCGAATTAATACGTAAAAAACAGACACAACAAACTCTCAATATTTGGTGTGCTGCGTGTTCCAGCGGTCAAGAGCCCTACAGTATCGCCATGTTATTATGGGAACAATTTCCCGAACTAGCAACTTGGAAAATTCGTTTACTTGCCACAGATTTATCTCATGAAATGATTGCCCGCGCCCGCGCTGCAAGCTATCACCAGATGGAAATTATGCGAGGGCTACCCAAAACGCTCTTGATGAAATATTTCCAAAACTCTGGCAAGATATGGCAACTAAAAGATAACATTCGTGAAATGGTAGAGTTTCGCCAAATGAATTTAGTTACCGATTCATTGGAAAAGACCATTTTTGACATTATCTTTTTACGTAACGTTCTCATCTATTTCGATTGGCAAACCAAAAAAGCCGTTTTGGACAAAGTTCGAGAAGTTTTATCCCCCAACGGGTATTTATTTCTTGGTAGTGGAGAAACGCCTTTGAATACATATGAAGATTTTCCACCTGTTTCTGGAGCAATCTTAATCGATCCCACAAAAATTAGACCGGGAACTAATTTTTTTAAGTCAAGCTATCCTGGGTTTGAGCATTTTCAAATTGACAAAGCAATCTGTTACAAACCGCACAGTAAATCATATTAA
- a CDS encoding EAL domain-containing response regulator, whose translation MKKILVIEDTAEIRDNVQEFLEAKDFQVMVAKNGRIGLELARQNKFDLVLCDIMMPEMDGYGVIAQLRQDPATADLPFIFLTAKCDRVDLRLGMNLGADDYITKPFTPYELLEAITARLNRVAQQNQKLKSVVERVEHLEHYDALTNLPNPSALQGDEGYLARSIVKTDRSKRLVPFLLLGLDRFTRINDTLGYSNGNLVLQQLAQRLILFGKRIEGSGIVRVSGDEFAIVLPPIADQDSGVGIAQDILKIIAQPFDIDNKSILLTASIGISFYPSAPTLEELQKQASIAMNSAKREGGNRCVVYSRPIFGHEFSRDLQLGADFHSAWEQKELQVFYQPRVDLRNKKIVALGAVVHWKHPVRGLISLEKTAAVAEETGLTVTINEWVLRVACQQAKLWRHSRISSARVAVTLSEQMFTDNDIELTILQACQDAGIEPRFLEVEIPADTIVNSSNINATALKLMTWHKLGIQTTISNFGLKHTSLDYLDKLRLNNLKIEANLAFANLQSVPILNAIVQMGHRLKLKVVADGVQTDVEAAILRKQKCDEIQQKEAFPAHKIERG comes from the coding sequence ATGAAAAAGATATTAGTTATTGAAGATACTGCTGAAATCCGTGACAACGTTCAAGAGTTTCTGGAAGCTAAAGATTTCCAGGTAATGGTAGCTAAAAATGGGCGAATTGGTTTAGAACTGGCTCGCCAAAATAAATTCGACCTGGTTCTTTGCGACATCATGATGCCAGAAATGGATGGTTATGGTGTAATTGCACAGTTACGTCAAGACCCAGCCACCGCCGATCTTCCCTTCATATTTCTAACGGCTAAGTGCGATCGAGTAGACTTGCGCTTAGGGATGAACTTAGGTGCTGATGACTATATTACTAAGCCGTTTACTCCCTACGAATTACTGGAAGCGATTACTGCTCGACTAAATCGCGTTGCTCAACAAAATCAAAAACTTAAATCTGTTGTAGAGCGAGTAGAACATTTAGAACACTACGATGCTTTAACTAATTTGCCGAATCCATCAGCTTTACAGGGAGATGAGGGTTATTTGGCGCGATCGATCGTTAAAACCGACAGAAGCAAGCGTTTAGTTCCTTTTTTGCTGTTAGGTTTAGACAGATTTACCAGAATTAACGATACTTTGGGTTATTCCAACGGCAATTTAGTTTTGCAACAACTCGCACAACGATTGATTTTGTTTGGCAAAAGAATTGAAGGATCGGGTATAGTTAGAGTGAGTGGCGATGAGTTTGCTATTGTTTTGCCACCCATTGCTGACCAAGATTCAGGAGTGGGTATAGCGCAAGATATTCTCAAAATTATTGCCCAACCTTTTGACATCGATAATAAATCTATTCTGCTTACAGCTAGTATCGGTATTTCCTTTTATCCATCTGCTCCGACGCTAGAAGAATTGCAAAAACAAGCCAGTATAGCCATGAATTCTGCTAAGCGGGAAGGAGGTAATCGCTGTGTGGTTTATAGCCGACCAATTTTCGGACATGAATTCTCCAGAGATTTGCAACTTGGGGCTGATTTTCATTCGGCTTGGGAACAAAAGGAACTTCAGGTTTTCTATCAACCCAGAGTAGACCTTCGTAATAAAAAAATCGTTGCTTTGGGCGCAGTAGTGCATTGGAAACACCCAGTTAGAGGTTTAATTTCCCTAGAAAAAACTGCTGCGGTTGCCGAGGAAACTGGCTTGACAGTAACTATTAATGAATGGGTGTTGCGTGTTGCGTGTCAACAGGCAAAACTTTGGCGGCATTCCCGCATATCATCGGCAAGAGTAGCTGTGACACTTTCCGAACAGATGTTTACAGACAATGATATAGAATTAACCATTCTTCAAGCCTGTCAAGATGCAGGAATTGAACCTCGTTTTTTAGAGGTGGAGATACCAGCCGATACCATTGTCAATAGTTCTAACATTAACGCCACTGCATTAAAACTAATGACATGGCATAAGCTAGGCATTCAAACTACGATAAGTAATTTTGGCCTCAAACATACTTCTCTAGATTATCTGGATAAATTACGACTAAATAACTTGAAGATAGAAGCAAATTTGGCTTTTGCCAATTTACAGAGTGTTCCGATTCTAAATGCGATCGTTCAAATGGGACATCGCCTCAAACTTAAGGTAGTAGCCGATGGAGTCCAAACAGACGTCGAAGCTGCGATTTTGAGAAAACAAAAATGTGACGAAATTCAACAAAAAGAGGCATTTCCAGCGCACAAGATTGAAAGGGGCTAG
- the gltB gene encoding glutamate synthase large subunit — translation MNSTGLPPKQGLYDPQFERDACGVGFIVHMKGNKSHEIVEQALTILLNLDHRGACGCEVNTGDGAGILIQVPHKFLKKVAAAEGIALPEPGQYGVGTIYSSPDLATRQRSREIFTRIAAEEGQQVIGWRNVPTDNSSLGDTAKSSEPFVEQVFVERSPDIVDDDAFERKLYVIRKRAHNAIRKPPIDPFWYPCSLSCRTLVYKGMLMPVQVGQYYPELHDPDMQSALALVHSRFSTNTFPSWERAHPYRYIAHNGEINTLRGNINWMHARQSLFESDFFGEDIKKIKPVINIDGSDSLIFDNALELLVLSGRSLPHAVMMMIPEPWTAHESMSDEKKAFYEYHSCLMEPWDGPASIAFTDGKSMGAVLDRNGLRPSRYYVTKDDLVIMASEAGVLPIEPERVALKGRLQPGRMFLVNMEEGRIIADEEIKQQIVTQHPYREWLNKHLVDLSELKDAPELLENEPNTTIQRQIAFGYTFEELRLLLTPMARDGVEAVGSMGADTPLAVLSDRPKLLYDYFQQLFAQVTNPPIDSIREEIITSAETTIGAERNLLKPEPESCHLIKLKTPILTNEELAKLKYVNEGEFKSVTLPILFDPKLGVKGLETAIDQICEGANEAISNGANIIILSDRGIDKDNAPIPALLAVAGLHHHLIREGTRTRVGIVLESGEPREVHHHATLIGYGCCAINPYVAFETIGEMIEQGLLVNVEYKTACKNYIKAATKGVIKVASKIGISTIQSYRGAQIFEAIGLNKAVIDKYFTWTASRIEGADLEVIAKEAIMRHSHAFPDREVNGHTLDVGGDYQWRKDGEAHLLSPQTIHTLQKAVRDGSYEVYKQYASLVNEQGQKHFTLRGLLEFKQREPVPIEEVESIESIMKRFKTGAMSYGSISKEAHETLAIAMNRIGGKSNTGEGGEDPERYTWTNDRGDSKNSAIKQVASGRFGVTSLYLSQAREIQIKMAQGAKPGEGGQLPGGKVYPWIAKVRHSTPGVGLISPPPHHDIYSIEDLAELIHDLKNANRNARISVKLVSEVGVGTIAAGVAKAHADVVLISGYDGGTGASPQTSIKHAGLPWELGLAETHQTLVLNNLRSRIVVETDGQMKTGRDVVIAALLGAEEFGFSTAPLVTLGCIMMRVCHLNTCPVGVATQNPVLRKNFTGDPAHTVNFMKFVATEAREIMAQLGFRSLDEMVGRTDILEPKKAIEHWKAKNIDLSKILYQPEVGPEVGRYCQIPQDHGLDKSLDITVLLDLCKSAIENGEKVKATLPIKNVNRVVGTILGNEITKRHWEGLPEDTIHLHFQGSAGQSLGAFVPKGVTIELEGDANDYVGKGLSGGKIIVYPPAASTFVPEENIIIGNVALYGATKGEVYINGVAGERFGVRNSGVNTVVEAVGDHGCEYMTGGKVVVLGSTGRNFAAGMSGGVAYILDEKGDFPTRCNTSMVGLEKLEEPEEIAELRQLIENHVNYTKSQKAAKVLANWEEMLPKFVKVMPRDYKRVLACLKNAFESGLSGDEALTAAFEQNARDVARIGGG, via the coding sequence ATGAATAGCACTGGACTGCCACCAAAACAGGGTTTGTACGATCCACAGTTCGAGCGCGATGCCTGCGGGGTTGGGTTCATCGTACACATGAAGGGGAACAAGTCGCACGAGATTGTAGAACAAGCGCTGACGATCCTCTTGAACTTAGACCACCGGGGTGCTTGCGGTTGTGAGGTGAACACGGGTGATGGTGCGGGTATTCTCATACAGGTACCGCACAAGTTTCTTAAGAAAGTTGCCGCAGCGGAAGGGATCGCATTGCCAGAACCGGGTCAGTATGGAGTTGGCACTATCTACTCTTCTCCCGATCTGGCGACGCGCCAGAGAAGTCGGGAGATTTTTACACGGATTGCGGCGGAGGAAGGTCAGCAGGTAATTGGCTGGCGCAATGTACCGACGGATAATTCGTCGTTGGGGGATACGGCGAAATCGAGCGAACCGTTTGTGGAGCAGGTGTTTGTGGAGCGATCGCCGGATATAGTGGATGATGATGCGTTTGAGCGGAAGCTGTATGTAATTCGCAAACGCGCTCACAATGCGATCCGCAAGCCGCCGATCGATCCGTTCTGGTATCCATGCAGCCTTTCCTGTCGTACCCTTGTTTACAAGGGGATGTTGATGCCGGTGCAGGTCGGGCAGTATTATCCCGAACTGCACGATCCGGATATGCAAAGTGCTTTGGCGCTGGTACACTCGCGTTTCAGTACGAATACTTTCCCCAGTTGGGAGAGGGCGCACCCCTATCGCTACATCGCCCACAACGGGGAAATCAACACTTTGCGCGGTAACATCAACTGGATGCACGCACGGCAGTCTCTGTTCGAGTCAGACTTCTTTGGCGAAGATATCAAGAAAATCAAGCCAGTTATCAACATCGATGGTAGCGACTCATTGATTTTCGATAACGCTTTAGAATTGCTAGTGTTGTCAGGTCGATCGCTGCCTCACGCTGTCATGATGATGATCCCGGAACCGTGGACGGCGCATGAGTCGATGAGCGATGAGAAAAAAGCGTTCTACGAATACCACTCCTGCTTGATGGAACCTTGGGATGGCCCAGCTTCGATCGCGTTCACGGATGGTAAATCGATGGGGGCGGTACTCGATCGCAACGGTTTGCGCCCCTCCCGTTACTATGTCACCAAAGACGACCTGGTAATTATGGCTTCGGAAGCTGGGGTGTTGCCAATTGAACCGGAACGAGTAGCTTTGAAGGGTCGCCTGCAACCGGGTCGGATGTTCTTGGTGAACATGGAAGAAGGTCGCATCATCGCCGACGAAGAAATCAAACAGCAAATTGTCACCCAACATCCCTATCGCGAATGGCTAAATAAACATCTGGTAGATCTTTCCGAGTTGAAAGACGCACCGGAATTGTTGGAGAACGAACCCAACACCACGATCCAACGCCAAATAGCTTTCGGTTATACCTTTGAGGAACTGCGACTGCTGCTGACGCCGATGGCGCGGGATGGAGTGGAGGCAGTGGGATCGATGGGTGCGGATACGCCTTTGGCGGTGCTGTCCGATCGGCCTAAACTACTTTACGATTATTTCCAACAACTTTTTGCCCAAGTTACTAACCCGCCGATCGATTCGATTCGGGAAGAGATTATCACTTCGGCAGAAACTACAATTGGCGCGGAACGTAATTTACTTAAACCAGAACCGGAAAGCTGCCACCTAATTAAACTGAAAACGCCAATTCTGACCAATGAAGAACTGGCAAAGCTGAAGTACGTCAATGAAGGCGAATTCAAGTCTGTCACTTTGCCGATACTCTTCGATCCGAAACTAGGTGTGAAGGGACTGGAAACGGCGATCGATCAGATTTGCGAAGGGGCAAACGAAGCGATCTCCAACGGCGCAAATATTATCATTTTGTCCGATCGCGGCATAGATAAAGATAATGCTCCGATTCCGGCATTGCTGGCGGTGGCGGGTTTGCATCACCACCTGATCCGCGAAGGTACGCGAACGCGAGTAGGTATCGTTTTAGAATCTGGAGAACCCCGCGAAGTTCACCATCACGCTACACTGATCGGCTACGGTTGCTGCGCCATCAATCCTTACGTCGCTTTCGAGACCATCGGCGAGATGATCGAGCAAGGTTTGTTGGTGAATGTCGAATACAAGACTGCCTGCAAGAATTACATCAAAGCGGCAACTAAAGGTGTAATAAAAGTAGCATCTAAAATCGGTATTTCTACGATCCAAAGCTATCGGGGAGCGCAGATTTTTGAAGCGATCGGATTGAATAAGGCGGTTATCGATAAATACTTCACTTGGACTGCTTCGCGGATTGAAGGCGCTGATTTAGAGGTAATCGCCAAAGAAGCGATTATGCGACACTCTCACGCCTTCCCAGACCGAGAAGTAAACGGTCACACCTTAGATGTGGGTGGCGACTACCAGTGGCGCAAAGATGGTGAAGCGCATCTGTTAAGTCCGCAGACGATCCATACTTTGCAAAAAGCGGTGCGGGATGGTAGTTACGAAGTTTACAAGCAATACGCAAGTTTGGTGAACGAGCAAGGGCAGAAACACTTTACGCTGCGGGGATTGCTGGAATTCAAGCAACGCGAACCAGTACCGATCGAAGAAGTAGAATCGATCGAATCGATTATGAAGCGCTTCAAAACAGGTGCGATGAGTTACGGTTCGATCTCGAAAGAAGCGCACGAAACGCTAGCGATCGCGATGAACCGCATCGGTGGTAAATCGAATACTGGAGAAGGCGGAGAAGACCCGGAACGCTATACTTGGACGAACGATCGGGGAGACTCGAAAAATAGCGCGATCAAGCAAGTAGCTTCCGGTCGTTTTGGCGTCACCAGCTTGTATTTATCGCAGGCGCGGGAAATCCAAATCAAGATGGCGCAGGGTGCAAAACCCGGTGAAGGTGGTCAGTTACCCGGTGGTAAGGTTTATCCTTGGATCGCGAAGGTGCGCCACTCGACCCCCGGCGTCGGTTTGATTTCGCCACCACCGCACCACGATATTTACTCGATCGAAGACTTAGCCGAATTGATCCACGATTTGAAAAATGCTAATCGCAATGCTCGAATTAGCGTCAAACTGGTATCGGAAGTGGGAGTTGGTACGATCGCGGCAGGTGTTGCCAAAGCGCACGCCGATGTGGTATTGATTTCCGGCTATGACGGTGGTACTGGTGCATCGCCGCAAACTTCGATCAAACACGCGGGGTTGCCTTGGGAGTTGGGACTGGCGGAAACTCACCAAACGCTGGTATTGAATAACCTGCGTAGCCGCATCGTAGTGGAAACCGACGGTCAAATGAAGACGGGTCGGGACGTGGTAATTGCAGCGCTGCTGGGTGCAGAAGAATTCGGCTTTTCCACTGCGCCGTTGGTAACGCTAGGTTGCATTATGATGCGTGTTTGCCACCTAAATACCTGTCCGGTGGGGGTAGCGACGCAAAACCCGGTGTTAAGAAAGAATTTTACCGGAGATCCGGCGCATACGGTGAACTTTATGAAGTTCGTGGCGACAGAAGCGCGGGAAATCATGGCGCAATTGGGATTCCGAAGCTTGGATGAAATGGTCGGTCGCACGGATATACTGGAACCGAAGAAAGCGATCGAGCATTGGAAAGCGAAGAATATCGACCTTTCTAAGATTCTCTACCAGCCGGAAGTTGGCCCAGAAGTCGGTCGCTATTGCCAGATCCCGCAAGATCACGGCTTGGATAAGTCGCTGGATATAACGGTATTGCTGGATTTGTGTAAGAGTGCGATCGAAAATGGCGAAAAAGTAAAAGCTACCCTACCGATTAAAAACGTTAACCGGGTTGTCGGTACAATTCTGGGTAACGAAATTACCAAGCGCCACTGGGAAGGTTTACCGGAAGATACGATCCACCTGCATTTCCAAGGTAGCGCAGGTCAAAGCTTGGGCGCGTTCGTACCCAAAGGAGTCACCATAGAACTGGAAGGCGATGCTAACGACTACGTAGGTAAAGGGCTGTCCGGCGGTAAGATTATCGTTTATCCGCCAGCAGCTTCGACTTTTGTACCGGAAGAAAACATCATCATCGGTAACGTAGCGCTATACGGTGCAACGAAGGGTGAAGTTTATATCAACGGCGTGGCGGGCGAACGCTTCGGCGTCCGCAACTCTGGTGTCAACACCGTTGTAGAAGCAGTGGGGGATCACGGTTGCGAATACATGACAGGCGGTAAAGTCGTGGTGCTGGGTAGTACCGGACGCAACTTTGCCGCCGGGATGAGTGGCGGTGTTGCCTACATTCTGGATGAAAAAGGCGACTTTCCGACACGCTGCAATACTTCGATGGTAGGGTTGGAAAAACTCGAAGAACCCGAAGAAATTGCCGAACTTCGCCAGTTAATTGAAAATCACGTTAACTATACCAAGAGTCAGAAAGCGGCGAAGGTGTTGGCGAACTGGGAGGAAATGCTGCCGAAGTTCGTGAAAGTAATGCCACGCGACTACAAACGGGTGCTAGCGTGTTTGAAAAATGCGTTTGAATCTGGGTTAAGTGGTGACGAAGCACTAACGGCGGCGTTCGAGCAAAATGCTCGTGACGTTGCTCGTATCGGTGGTGGTTGA